In Lolium perenne isolate Kyuss_39 chromosome 5, Kyuss_2.0, whole genome shotgun sequence, the sequence ACTGTAGCTCCGGCAGCCACGCCTCGGCTGCCACCGGCCCAAGCTTCGCGTCGCGGATCCCCTCGTACAGAAGGACGCGCGTGTCCGTCTTCAGCAGCGCTTCCACCTCTCCCTTGGTGCTCTTCATGATGTCGTCGTGCAGAGCCGCGTACACGGCCGTGCTGCACGCCTCCACCGGCGCCGCGCCTTCCCCGGCGCGCAGCGCGGCCTTCACCTCGCCGTCATTCAGGAATCCCTGCAGCCCGGCGAAGTTGTCCAGGAAGGAGCCCCCCTGCACGGAAACGTCCAGGAGCGTCGCCACCCCCGCGGCGTTCTCAAGCCAAGACACCAGGCGCTGCCAGGCGGTCGACGCCTCGCCCCACCTCGCCGCCTTGATCAGCTCCACGGTCTCCGCCTGCATCGCCTCCGCCTCCCTCCTCTGCCTCGCGCTGATGAGCCCCATGAAGTAGGCCGCGTCGGCGTGCGTGGTGGCCTGCGCCACGGGGTGCACGATCCCGTTGCCCACGGCCACGCCGCGCAGGTTGATCCTCTGGCGCTCCGGCAGCGCCGGGTTCGTGGCCAGTATCAGAGCGCCGGTGGTGGGGACGGACTTCCCGGCGTAGCTCTCGCCCGTGATGAATAGCGGGCGGGCGCGGAAGGAGCCTGGCTGAGCGTCCAGGAACGACTGGATGGCTGCGACGGTGTGCGCGGCGATCGTGGCCTGGTCGGTGGGGATGGCGGCGGCGGTCGGCACGGCGCTGTAGCCGGTGCCGAGCGGGCTGTCGAGGAAGAGGAGCCCGAAACGGCGGTTCCACGCGAAGGGGTTGGGCGAGAGGGACGCGCTGCCGCTGTCCAGTAGGTAGGGCCCTAGCTGGAGGAAGTTGCTGAGCATGGCGCTGCAGCCAGGGCCGCCCTCCAGCCACACGAGCAGCGGCGTCGACTCCGGCACCGTGAGCGGGTGGGTGGCTTCGTAGAAGGCGAAGTAGAGGGAAGCGttcgtcgccgggatggggaGGTACCCGGAGTTGGTCGGCAAGGCTTCTTTTGGGAACACCACGTCCGCCGCGGTGGCCCTGGCGAgcaagaggaagaggaacagcaGAGGTGCCATGGCGCTCGTTCGTTGCTAAGTACTAGTATGTGCATTTGGCTGCCGCCATGATAACTATATATATCGGCAATCGGAGCTCGTTGAAAAGATGCATCCATCTTTGTAAACTTCATGAAAGTCTACCTGGCAGAAAAATTGTACTTCAACGGGATTAGTCCGCGTGCTTTATCACTTGACTAGTCATGATGTTGAAATGTCTTCACCTCATAAGCAAAAGGGTGATCAGCTTACATGACGGGAGAACACCATTCCGTCAAATCACACCATGATACATGAGAAACCATCAACGTACTTGATAAAGGACGACGACTCAGGGTGTGCACATGATACGAGGGTACATGTAAATCCGACCAAATAACATCTGCAGAGGTTTTACGAGGACTAGGTCTCCAGGCAACTTGAATCGCAAGCAATATTGTAACTGACTAAGTATACTTGGCCTTTAAGGCACACAATCTAGCTAGGGATAGAAGAACCGCAGTCCAACACTAATTGAAAGAAATAATACACACGCCTGATGGAGTTAACTGGTCTACCCAGCCTTATATGTGAATGTGGAAAATTCCTCGCACTTGTCAATCCCTCCGTGTTAAATTACTACATACTAGTAAAAGTGCACACGCAATGCATGTATCACACTAGAATATTTTTCGCTCATCCTCAAATCAGGAGAGCATTCATATGTACCCAACATGCTTAGAACATGACTTTGAAACTAAAATTATTTTAAGAGCTTGTAACACATAACAAATCTTATCAGAATGACAACAAAGTGACACAAAAGAATGTTCATATCATGTTGAAGCACAAACCAAGCACCAGCATATCTATCATAATATATTTATCTTCTGAATTTACTGGAAAATACATCATTTGATTTCAATCTGTTGTAGATGTACCACCCCAGTGCCCATTCCATCATACCATCACAAACATTACAATCCTTCTTCCAGCAGGTCAATAAGCTAACggaattttttcgataaagaatgctttattacttcaagaagcaattacatccagcctctgcataaccaggatgcacacagccgtttgttGTCTCAAGAGTCCAGAGTTACAAAAATaaaaaggcgaaatacatatcggagcGATGAATCATATGACGCCTAAGATGTGGGAGGAGctactatccgtagactatgctgccacccatgtagggaaaaagtatccctcgccgtatcctccaaccgtgtacagacctccgtaaataggtttcggttctccacacgctgaagaggtaaccacgaacggagaatacctgtgcatctgtagatgacttgcaacaaagagcaatttttatcattaaagatcttgtcatttctacatagccagagcgcccagataactgctagcgcccccatcctaagaagcattttaaaccttgagttaataccatgaagccaattgccaaagacattagcgacactagtcggcggatacaaggtagacgctacttggatgactgaccatatagatctcgtaaactggcactggaagaataaatgtttgatggtttcatcatgatgacaaaagacACATCGTGTATAAGCTAACGGAATAGAAGGTCAATTTTCAAGATAGCCAAAATAACACAAATATAAAAAGAAGGCGCTAAAACAAACCAAGTTGCAAAAATTGACAAAAAAAAAGTACCGAGAGGTTAACTTTACCATCAATTTTTGAACTCACTTTTTCATTCAGAATAATACTGACCTTCTTGACTTCTGAATAGATATATACTACATCTCTGCAAACAGCAGTATAAAAAGGATCCATATAAAACTGAACTCGTAGCCATGTGATGCTCCAAAGACAACTTATCTGCAGCCTAATGATTTGCATTCTTTAGAAAATTAAATCGAAGCTTTCTGAAATTAAAGAACacacattttgaaaaaaaaaacattaGAAGAAACTTAACTTTTCTCACTATCCTCTTTAAGAAAGCCAAACAGTTTTACGGAAATATATATAGAGCTAGAGCAATAGCGCCGGCTAGCGATAGAGCACACACCCTTAATTTGGGGCTGGTTGCAACCAGCGAAGATTTTACATATTCTTGCCACACGTTCGGAATGGCTTCAGCATGTATAAGGAAAACTTCAAGATCTCCAGGACTACCTTATAAAAAATCACTTGCGATGTAACTGGAtacataactactatattaaagggTAACACACATCTTTTTTGTTAGAGTTTTGAATTTTTTGGGGGGCTAATGTGGGACTAACACGTATGTAACTTTGTAGTTCATTTTCACATTACTTTTCCGGTGTACATTTTGGGTGTCGTCCTGCAATTTCCGTCCTCCCTTTTTTCTGTTTTGTAATGTGTTTCCTTGTTGCCTGCTGGGTGGATGTTGCTATTTTTTGTGGGGCCAAAGTCTTGGGCTTCGTGCGTGACCGTCTGGTCAAAGCGGCGCCCATGCCCCCATGATGGATCAATCCAGAGCTCTCTTGCCCCTTCCCTGGCCACGTCCGGCACCCTCGCCTCCTCCTCCCCCGTTTCCGCGTCACCGTGGAGCTCAGCCACGCCCCTATGCGCGCTCCCGCGAAATCCTAGCCACGCCCCTGGTTTGGTCGCCGGCATGGTGCATCCTAGCACGACGATGCCCATCGTGGGAGGCTCCGCCAGGGCATAGCCAGGGTGCCAGGACACCTTCGTCGAGCTTGAGGAGGATGCTCATGGGAAGGGCTCAATCCATCCTCATTCCTCTCCTCCGGGCGGCCAATGAGGCTATTGGCCGGTTGACGGCAGCCTAAATACAGTCACAGACTCACACACCCAGAAGCTGCCGCCGGTCCTCCACGCGACCTAAAAGAGCACCCGCCGTCGGTTCATCCAAGAGAAAGCAGGGGAGATGTGGGAGCCGGCAGCGTCCCCAGCAAAACCAAGATTTCAGCGGCGGAGCCGCGGCGCGGCCCTCCACCACCCGTGGAGAATATGCATCTCCACCGCCCCCTGCCCGAGCTCTCATCGGCAGAGCCTTCCTGGTCGCGAGCTCCTTTTTTCGAGCTCCTTCGTGTTCGGTGGCCGTGGATGACATCACTGCGTGCGTCGGAGCCGCCCACGGACGCAGCGAGCAGCTTCCACACGTATGCGGAGATGGCCTCGAGCCGCGTGTTGCGGCGGCCGTCTGCTCTGGCCGCGGCGTAAAGGGGGTCGGCGTCAGCAGCCTCTACAATGAAGTAGTGGAGGACCGCCTCACTCTCGGCCCACCCGCAATTCCCCAATTCATTTTCCCGGACACAATTCCCCACCCCTACCGCTGCACCTAGCCTAGATGCGCCCCTATCGCCCTACCCCATGCAGGcgccggaggaggagcagaaCATGGCTGCAAGGATTCCGGTGGAGGAGCGCGCGTACAGAGGGGTTCTGCTGGCGGCAACCCACACGAATGGTGCTccatgatacgtccattttgcatcactattttatatcataatttactgttattcattgatatatttcatatttagagatgatacttatgttatttcacgtattttgcatgtttcatgattattggagaatcactcaccggagtcaggattctgctggaaaaagcaccgtcagaatgcaatatttctgaagatcaacaattgacggaaattacaccgaaggtcttatttctccagaagaaggagccagccaaaaggaggggccgaggagggccgccatgggccccccaataggccggcgcgggctccaccctgaccgcgccgccttgtggggagggggcccacagcccccctcggccgcctctctttcgcgtacttcatctacccgaaaacctaaggtactagggataatcgcgaggagacacaaccgcctctgcggggcggaaaacaccagagagaaaagagctctccggcaggctgaaatccgccggggaaattccctcccggagggggaaatcgacgccatcgtcaccgtcatcgagctggacttcattgggatcatcatcaccatcatctccaccaccgtcaccgtcatctccaccgctacacctcgtcaccgctgtaacatctagggttgaatcttgattatttcataggggaaactctcccggtattgattactccttgttattgatgctattgagtgaaaccattgaaccaaggtttatgttcagattgttattcatcatcatatcacctctgatcatgttccatatgatgtctcgtgagtagttcgttaagTTCTTGagaacatgggtgaagtctaaatgttagtagtgaactatgttgagtaatatttaatggtttgatatttaagttgtggtgttattcttctagtggtgtcatgtgaacgtcgactacatgatacttcacctttatgggcctaggggaatacatcttgtattcgtttgctaattgtggggttgccggagtgatagcaacctgaacccccgttggtatatcgatgcaggagggatagcaggatctcagagtttaaggctgtggttagatttatcttaattactttcttgtatttgcggatgcttgcaaggggtataatcacaagtatgtattagtcctaggaagggcggtgcattagcataggttcacccacacaacactgatcaaaacaatgaagattaatcaactatatgaagcgaaagcactagactaaattcccgtgtgtcctcaagaacgtttggtcatcataagtaaacaaaccggcttgtcctttgtgctaaaaaggattgggccactcgctgcaattattaatctcgcattttacttacttgtaatttatttatctgctacatcacaaccccctaaatacttgtctgtgagcatttacagtgaatccttcatcgaaactacttgtcaacaccttctgctcttcattgggttcgacacttttatttatcgaaagtactacgatacaccccctatacttgtgggtcatcaagactattttctggcgccgttgccggggagtgaagcactattggtaagtgcaattggtaagggaaacttttactgtacgtgcttattttatttctgcctgctgctataattcattatggagagatcttctcttgaattcctatttggaaaatctactaccactgcaaaggtagtggacgaggcgccaggtgagaaagaggtgcatacaaaatacctatgaaaattattgaacgtgttgtggataaccgctatgaaggggatgaaactgtccatcctggagatcatttactgtttttacatgaattatgcgggttattaaagtgtgcaggtattgctatggatgaagttaggaagaaactattctctatatcgctgtctggtaaagcgacgcattggtacaaattgctgaagaatggggattctcttgattggaaggatattgcgcctctattttattctaaattctatcctccaagtgaaattcacaaagaccggaaccgcatatataatttctggcctcatgatggagagagtattgcccaagcatgggggagattgaagtctttaatgttcaaatgccccattcatgagcttcctggtaatatcattattgataatttctatgcaagactttcttttcaagataaaaccttgctggatactacttgttctggatcatttacacgcaacaaagaagagtttaaatgggaccttcttgatcggattcaggagaatactgaaggatgggagaacgacaaagatagagagtcaggtataaattatgattatgaatgcattgaaacttttatggatactgataaatttcataatatgagtgctacttatggtcttgactctcaagttgttgcaaatttttataaagcttttgcctctcattttgaattgcctaggaagacttttgataagtatcatgaaccttacaaagataaaactgattcacctatagataaatgtgttgaaattaaaactgttgatcatattcttcctgaagcttatattgaaaaaactccttttcctgctaaaatgaaggagtattctgttataactagtgcggttaataaaagtgcaaagaaacctatagaacctgaagagaaaataaaggttgaacctgctattgcaatagttaaagatcttgtgactgaaaatgtagaagatggtcatatcattttctgtgaagatgcttctaatattgtttcgcatcctaataagtctaggaaagccagtgttcctatgctctctgttagaattggtgatcattgttattatggcttgtgcaacattggtgcaagtattagtcccattccttatgagctttacacggaaatcatgcatgaaattggttcttgtgaacttgaagatattgatgtggttattcggctagctaatagagaaaatatctctcctattggtattgttcgagatgtggaagttctatgtggtaagattaaatatcctgctgactttttggtacttggttctgctgctagtaagtcttgccctatcatttttggtagaccttttctaaatacttgtggagctgttatagattgcaagaaggagaaaattgtgactaaatttgatggtgaatcttatgagtttaatttctctaaatttgccaaagttccttataaagctgaattgcctaataatgattttagagttgaacagcttgcatctattgctcttgctcctaataatcctttgcagcagcatttggaggatagtgagagtgaagtctttagggaagaaaggaatgagcttgatgaaattttccttcgtcaacctattcttaaacatgacttaccggttgaagatctaggtacaacaccaccaccaaaggaagatcctgtttttgatttaaaacagtTGCctaataatcttaagtatgctcatattgatgataataaaataTAGAGAGTGAATTTGGTGTACACATGGGTAGGTGTGCATGCCTTCAACATCGTTGGATCTTGTCTGGCACCGTTGGATGCTTCCGTATCTCCGTCTGTTGTTTGACGGCCCTTTGCTCCCGTTTGTCCATTTTACCTTGTTGCCAAGGGACGTGCTGTTTTTTGATTGGCTAATACACGTCACATGCCAGGCCTTTAGTCCACTTTCCCGCACCGCGAATCTTTTCTCTTTTCCCCTCAACACTCCACTTCCTGCCATGGATCCGTGAAAGGGAAAAATGAATACTCCACTTCCTGCCATGGATTCGTGAGAGGGAGAATGGAGTATATAAGATTTTTAGAAGTATCGCTAGCGAAGGAAGAATACTCCACTTCAGCGGTCAGGCTCAAGCCGCCCAGGTGAAGAGCGACGCAGGATGCCGCCATGGATTCTTGCCGCGGCAGCAGGTGGCATCAAGCGGGCTCCGTGGCGCATGTCGCTGCCATATGTTCGGATCCTTCGGGCCCTCACCGCGGCATCGGCACCGGCGCCGGTATGGACGTCGAGGTGCGCAGCGATGGGCCCGAGCAGAGCCCTTGCCTCGCAATCCACTTCCGCTGCTACCGAGGTCGCCCGGGGCCGGCGACAGGGACGAGGTCGCCCGTCGGGAATCGATGCTGCTACCGAGGTCGCCCGCCTGGAATCGACGTTGATCTCCATTTCCGAGCCCACGTGCTCCATACCGTGCACAGCTCGCCGACGCGGTGGGAGATGCTCCCAGCGGTTGGGGTGCTGGCGCCAGCCCACGTGCCCGCCTGCCGCGCCCTTTCACGGCTCTCGCGCGCTGCCCTGGCCGGAAACGCCCCGCGCGCCCTTTGTCTGGCTCCGCTACGCCCAAAGCGCTCTCCGG encodes:
- the LOC127298457 gene encoding serine carboxypeptidase-like 50 — protein: MAPLLFLFLLLARATAADVVFPKEALPTNSGYLPIPATNASLYFAFYEATHPLTVPESTPLLVWLEGGPGCSAMLSNFLQLGPYLLDSGSASLSPNPFAWNRRFGLLFLDSPLGTGYSAVPTAAAIPTDQATIAAHTVAAIQSFLDAQPGSFRARPLFITGESYAGKSVPTTGALILATNPALPERQRINLRGVAVGNGIVHPVAQATTHADAAYFMGLISARQRREAEAMQAETVELIKAARWGEASTAWQRLVSWLENAAGVATLLDVSVQGGSFLDNFAGLQGFLNDGEVKAALRAGEGAAPVEACSTAVYAALHDDIMKSTKGEVEALLKTDTRVLLYEGIRDAKLGPVAAEAWLPELQWDGLASFLDSQRAVWRSSQGTVAGGVQSYGGLTHVAVYEAGHFVPASQGLAAQEMIEEWVSGTGLFGGQ